The following nucleotide sequence is from Mucilaginibacter sp. cycad4.
TTTTTTTAACGATAAAGCGTTTTATCAATAATAAATTTACACGTATTATTAATTATATCCTGCGTTTTAATGTTAACACAACTTTATCAACCCGTTTATCATGGTATACCTCCAGCAGCAGGCTCCTGTCATCCTTTGATTTGAATAATTCATCAATATCCTGTAGGTTCATTCTTGAAACGGGTTTAAAATTTACCGATATTATTTCGTCGTCGCGCTCAAGGCCAATTTCATCGGCTGCCGAACCGGGCTCTACGCGGCTGATAACGATCCTGTCCAGGTGATCGCCCGCGGCATAATACTCAAGGCCGCTCATGTCATGCTCAAACGGATCGTTATAGGTTGAGCCGGGTTTTAAATACATGGCACTATCCGGATAATCAAGAATAACGGTAAACCGCTTTAAGATCCCTACGCCGAGGTTTCCATCGCGCTTCACCGACAGGTTGATTTGGTTGTTGCCATCATCAGGAAATGATGCTAATACCTTTTTCAGCCTGAACTTACCTAAATTAAATTCGTCCATCCGGCTTATAAAGCCGTTTATTGGCCCGTTTAAACCGATACCAAGGTTAGCCGACGCAATGAATTTTTGCGGAAGGCCATAGGTTTTGATGTAGCGTTCAATTGATACCGGGTGCCCGGCCCCAAGGTCAACAACCAGTTTGGCGTTGATAGGCGCTATGCCCGGCATGATAACCCGGGCATCTACGTAGGCCTTCCTGTCTTCAACAGACATATGGATCTTATTTGCTTTTCTGAAAGGTTTAAGGTCTTTGGGCCTGCAAACGGTAACTACGCTGTCCTGGAAACTGATCTTTACAGCCAGGTTATTAAAAAACTCGTAGCCTAACAAACCATGAATGGGCATGCCTGCATAACCCGAAAGGTTAAAGATATCTTTTTTTAGTATGGCGGCGGCAACATCGTAGCTAACCAGCCCGGGTATGGCGACATCTAACGTTGAGGTTACATAAGCTTCAGAATCTTCCCCTTCGCCAAGTCCCGGGATTTTTAATGTACGTTTATTAGGAATACTGATGGAATCGGCTAATTTAGGATCGGTTATGATCATGAGGCCTACGCCGGTATCCAATATAAAGTTAAAGGGCCCTTTGTGGTTGATCTTGAGTTGAATGATCATCAGGTTACGTTCCAGCTTAAACGGAATATTCACCTTTTTTTTGTGCACATCAAGATCAAAGTACTGGGCCCGGGCTGTGGTTGTAAGGCAAAATGTTAACACAAATGCCAGCCACAATGCTCCCGGATGGCGTAAATTATAATATAACTTGTGTAACAAAGTGGTTATAGTTGGTATATTAAATTTACGAGATTTATTTGTTAAATAATTATTTTATTATGCGAAAGTCAACAATTTCATTTCTGTTAATTGTTTGTGTTTTATCCCTTTGTTGTGATACTATTTATGCGCGTTCAATAAAAAAACGAAAGGTTAAAAAGCTGTTTAAGCATTCGCAGGTTGTTAATGATCATTTTACCGGGTTCGCTCTTTATGATCTGGACGAGCATAAAATGATATATGAATTAAATGCCGATAAATACTTTACACCGGCATCCAATACTAAGCTTTTTACTTTTTATACCTGTTTGAAAATGCTTGGCGATTCTATCCCGGCATTGCGTTACCAAACCCGCGGTGATTCGCTGATATTTTGGGGCACCGGCGACCCCTCCTTTTTGCACAGCGATTTGAAAGGGGTAAACGGGCTTAATTTTTTGAAGGGCAGTGGTAAACACCTTTTTTATTCGCCCGGTAACTATACCGGCGAGTTTTTTGGTGCAGGATGGGGCTGGGACGATTACAATGATTATTACCAGGCCGAAATAACCGCCCTGCCCATTGAAGATAACGTTGCCCGGCTTTACGCTGATGATGACGGCAATATGCAGGTAAAACCCCAATATTTAAAACGGTTTTTAAATGCCGATGTTAATTATCGCCCGAATCAGTTTAAAGTTAAGCGCGATTTTATCAGCAATAATTTTGTGTACCCTGCCGGGGAGGTCCCTAAAAACTACAAACAGGAAATCCCATGGAAAACAAGCCTGCAGCTTACCATGGCCCTGTTACAGGATACCCTCAAAAAACAGGTATCCTTATTACAGGAACCCATAACTGCCGATGCCCGGGTTGTTTATAATACCAATGCCGATTCCGTTTACCGGCGGATGCTGCAGCCGAGCGATAACTTTATTGCCGAACAATTACTGCTGGTGTGCTCGTCAGTAAAGTTTAATACCCTCAATACCGATTCGGTGATCAATTACTCAAAAACACATTTTTTGAATGATTTGCCCGATGTGCCGCAATGGGTTGATGGCTCGGGACTGTCGCGCTATAATTTGTTTACCCCCAGGGATCTTGTGGCCCTGCTGCTCAAAATTCACGATGAGGTAAAAGATGAAAACCTGTTACATAGCATGATGCCGATAGGCGGCGTAGCGGGTACAATTAAAAGCGCCTATAAAACCGATAACGGGCAGCCCTTTGTTTGGGCAAAAACGGGCTCGTTAAGCAACAATCACAACCAAAGCGGCTATATAGTTACCCGCAAAGGCAAACGCCTGGCTTTTGCATTCATGAACAACAACTTTACCCGGCCAGCCCGCGAAATAAGGGATGAAATGGTAAGGATCATGACGTATATACATGATAAGTTTTAATCCCCTGTATAGTAATCCCGAAAAAAGTACGACATGGGTGGGGATAAAACAAGGAAGAGGTTTCGTGCAAACGAAACCTCTTCCTTGTTTATATCTATTCCTCCCCCTTTAGAGGGCCGGGGGGCTAACCTTTCACACGCTCAACGTAAGCGCCGGTAGCGGTATCAACTTTAACTTTATCGCCAATGTTGATGAATAACGGTACACGGATCTCTGCGCCGGTTTCAACGGTGGCATTTTTCAAAGCACCGCTTGAGGTATCGCCTTTAACGGCCGGTTCGGTGTAGGTAATTTCCAGCTCGGCCGAACCCGGGATAGAACCCATGATAGGCTCGTCGCTTTCGAAGGCAACAATTACGTTCATGCCTTCCTTTAAAAATTTAACTGCCGGGCCAAATAATGCCTTTGGTACGTTATGCTGATCGTATGTGGTGTTGTCCATTACTACTAATGAATCGCCTTCATCATACAGGTATTGATAATCATTGGTTTCAACGCGGGCTATGTCAACCTCTTCATCGGTACGGAAACGGTATTCAACCAGTTTGCCTGATTTAACGTTGCGCATACGGGCCTGGTAAAACGCGCGTAAGTTGCCCGGGGTACGGTGTAAAAACTCCTCAACCTGAACTAATTCGCCGTTGAAGCGAAGTACATTTCCATTTTTAACATCTGATGCCTTAGCCATAAAATAATATTGAGGCGCAAACTTAGGAATTTGATTTGAGATTTGAGATGTTAGATTTGAGATTTTCTGGCCATAGCAGCCGTTTAAAGAACTATGTATAAAATAGATATAAGATTTCCTGATAGAAATACTATATCTATAAACGTCATTGCGAGGCACGAAGCAATCCCAAACTATACAGGGCCGACCTGCTAATCGGGGATTGCTTCGTGCCTCGCAATGACGCCTTTTCTATATGTTTGGTCCTAAACTTTATAATCCACAATACTCAGCCTGTGATTGCAAAAACCATACTCATGCTCCTGATTGGAGCATACTATGGTAAGCCGGCCTTCGGCGAATTGTTGTACGAGGCTCAAGTACCAGTCGACACCCTGCGTATCCAGGTTGGAGGTTGGTTCATCCAGCATGAGCATGGGGGTATCGGCGCAAAAAGCAAGAGCAAGTTTGAGGCGCTGTTTCATGCCCGACGAAAAGTATTTAATAAGCTTGTTGGCACTTTTAGGCAGATTGAGCAGATCGATCAGCTGGGCTTTATCCATCCCCGGTTTAAAGCTCTTGAATTTGAAATGAAAATCAATCATCTCGCTCATCGTAAACTCTTCTATCAGTTCAAGATAGGGGGCAGCAAGGCTTAAATGAGTAAAAACGGTATCTATTTCAACCGGATTGCCATCGTTAACAAATTCAATTTTACCTGTTGAGGGCGAGAGGCTCCCGTTTAAAACCTGCAGTAAGGTTGATTTCCCGGAACCATTGGGGCCCAGGATAGCA
It contains:
- a CDS encoding aspartyl protease family protein; the protein is MLHKLYYNLRHPGALWLAFVLTFCLTTTARAQYFDLDVHKKKVNIPFKLERNLMIIQLKINHKGPFNFILDTGVGLMIITDPKLADSISIPNKRTLKIPGLGEGEDSEAYVTSTLDVAIPGLVSYDVAAAILKKDIFNLSGYAGMPIHGLLGYEFFNNLAVKISFQDSVVTVCRPKDLKPFRKANKIHMSVEDRKAYVDARVIMPGIAPINAKLVVDLGAGHPVSIERYIKTYGLPQKFIASANLGIGLNGPINGFISRMDEFNLGKFRLKKVLASFPDDGNNQINLSVKRDGNLGVGILKRFTVILDYPDSAMYLKPGSTYNDPFEHDMSGLEYYAAGDHLDRIVISRVEPGSAADEIGLERDDEIISVNFKPVSRMNLQDIDELFKSKDDRSLLLEVYHDKRVDKVVLTLKRRI
- a CDS encoding D-alanyl-D-alanine carboxypeptidase, coding for MRKSTISFLLIVCVLSLCCDTIYARSIKKRKVKKLFKHSQVVNDHFTGFALYDLDEHKMIYELNADKYFTPASNTKLFTFYTCLKMLGDSIPALRYQTRGDSLIFWGTGDPSFLHSDLKGVNGLNFLKGSGKHLFYSPGNYTGEFFGAGWGWDDYNDYYQAEITALPIEDNVARLYADDDGNMQVKPQYLKRFLNADVNYRPNQFKVKRDFISNNFVYPAGEVPKNYKQEIPWKTSLQLTMALLQDTLKKQVSLLQEPITADARVVYNTNADSVYRRMLQPSDNFIAEQLLLVCSSVKFNTLNTDSVINYSKTHFLNDLPDVPQWVDGSGLSRYNLFTPRDLVALLLKIHDEVKDENLLHSMMPIGGVAGTIKSAYKTDNGQPFVWAKTGSLSNNHNQSGYIVTRKGKRLAFAFMNNNFTRPAREIRDEMVRIMTYIHDKF
- the efp gene encoding elongation factor P; the protein is MAKASDVKNGNVLRFNGELVQVEEFLHRTPGNLRAFYQARMRNVKSGKLVEYRFRTDEEVDIARVETNDYQYLYDEGDSLVVMDNTTYDQHNVPKALFGPAVKFLKEGMNVIVAFESDEPIMGSIPGSAELEITYTEPAVKGDTSSGALKNATVETGAEIRVPLFINIGDKVKVDTATGAYVERVKG
- a CDS encoding ABC transporter ATP-binding protein, translating into MIITLQNIGRRFNRDWIFRGVDYTFTSGESYAILGPNGSGKSTLLQVLNGSLSPSTGKIEFVNDGNPVEIDTVFTHLSLAAPYLELIEEFTMSEMIDFHFKFKSFKPGMDKAQLIDLLNLPKSANKLIKYFSSGMKQRLKLALAFCADTPMLMLDEPTSNLDTQGVDWYLSLVQQFAEGRLTIVCSNQEHEYGFCNHRLSIVDYKV